Genomic window (Propionibacteriaceae bacterium ZF39):
GACCGGGACCAGGGTGGAGCGTCTGCTGCTCGCCGGCGGTCGGGTCGTCGGGGTGAAGGCCGGGGGAGAGACCCTGCGTGCGGAGCGGGCTGTGCTCGCCTCGGTGAGTCCCGATGCGTTGTGGAACCACCTCCTGCCGGGGACGGGTTATCGCGAGCAGCGCGCCGAGGCCGCGGCGTACCGATTCGGGCGCGGCGCCATGCAGATCCACGTGTCTCTCGATCGGCCGCTGGAATGGTCGGACTCGGCGCTTGCCGGCGCGCCGCTGGTGCACGTGTCGTCGGGCTCGGCCTCGACCGGAATCGCGTGCGCGGAGGCCAGCGGCCGGCTGCTGCCCCGGCGGCCGACCGTCGCGGTGGGGCAGCAGTTCCTGCTCGACCCGAGTCGCGTCCCCGAAGGACGCGGGCAACTCTGGCTGCAGCTGCAGGAGGTGCCGTACGCCCCCGCCGGCGATGCCGCCGGGGAGCTCGATGTCTCCGGCGGTTGGAACGACGACCTGGTCGACGGCTATGTGGATCGGGTGCTGGGCCTGGTGGAGGAGTACGCCCCCGGCACCCGGGCCGCGGTCCGCAAGGTCGTCGCGTTGGCGCCCACCGACCTGGAGCACTGGAACGCGAACGCCGGCCGCGGCGACCCCTATGCCGGATCCGCCGAACTCGACCAGAACCTGCTGTGGCGGCCCGGGCCGGCGTCGTCGCGGCATCGGACGGCCGTGGCGGGACTGTGGCACATCGGCGCAGCGACGCATCCCGGGCCGGGACTCGGGGCCGGCTCGGGACATCTCGCTGCCCAGGGGCTCATCACCGCGCACACCCCGCGTACGCAACGTCTGCGGCGACTCCTGCCGGGCTGACCACGACGAGAACCTTGATCGCAGGCGCTCCGGTTTGCCCGGGCTTTGCAGGCAAGCCTTGCCTTATAGATCACCAAGCGGCGAGTCTGGGGCGATCAGGCGTGCAGTTGGCCCCGGTCGGGCCCTCCTGCGCAGTCATGGAAAAAGGCAATCGTTCCCAGGCAGACCCTTGCTTTTGAGGGGTCGGGAGCGAGAGTCTGTGGAGTGTCGCTTATGTGACATTAAGTTTCTCACGCCGGTCCTTCTCCCGGCCCCCACAGAAGGTAGGCCCATGTCCCGTCGAACCAAGGCGTTATTGGCAGCCACCAGCGCTGTCGCACTCACCGCGACCACCCTCGCCGCCGCTCCGGCCGCGTACGCCGACAACCCCTCGACCACCGTTGTGGCGAGCGGGCTCAACAATCCGCGCCAGATCTCGTTCGGCGCCGGTCAGACGCTCTATGTTGCCGAGTCGGGCACGGGTGGCTCCGGACCGTGCCTGCCCAACCCGGAGGACTCCTCCGATCAGGTCTGCCTGGGCGCGACCGGATCGATCACCGAGATCAGCCGTGGCGAGCAGAAGCGCATCGTCACCGGCCTCCCCTCGCTGGCGAGCGCGGAGGGCGGCGGTGCCAGTGGTCCCGCGGACGTCGACGTGCGGGGCAACACGATCACCATTGCGGTAGGCCTCGGCGGCACGACGGAGTCCCGTGCCCAACTCGGGGCTGGAGGTGCCCAGCTCGGCACCCTCCTGACCGGCCGGATCGGTTCGTCCCTGAGCGTGGCCGCGGATGTGGCTGCCTATGAGCAGGCCCACGACCCCGACGGCGCAGGCCCCGACAGCAACCCCACGGGTTTCATCGCCCTGGATTCCCACAACTGGGCTGTCATCGATGCCGGCGGCAATGACCTCATCAAGGTCGGCAAGCGTGGCGAATCCACCGTCGCCGTGTTCCCGGGCGACCGCACCGCGCCGGCGCCATTCGCGGGCCCGTGGGGTGACGCAGGAACGCCGTTGCCCTATCAGTCCGTGCCCACCGATGTGGTCAAGGGCCCGGACGGCGCGTTCTATGTGTCCGAGCTGACCGGCTTCCCGTTCCCGAAGGGCGCGTCGACGATCTGGAAGGTCGTGCCGGGTCAGGCTCCGACCGTCTATGCCACCGGCCTCACCAACGTCACGAGCCTCGACTTCAAGGGCAACCAGCTCTATGCGGTGCAGCTTGCTGACAACGGTTTCCTGGCCGGGCCCATCGGCTCCGTACGCAAGGTCGTGCCCGGCTCGACGGATCACCCGGTCGTGGTGGGCGGTCTGCAGATGCCCTATGGCATCGCGATCCGGGGCAATGACGCCTACATCACCACCGGCGCGATGCTCTCCGGCGGGGGAGAGGTTCACAGGATCTCCCTGCGCTGATCCGAAGCCCCAGCAACTGGTGGCTGAGGGCCACCCCCTCGACGGCCCGTGCGGATGTTCCGCGCGGGCCGTTGTGTTGCCCCACCACTCCGCCGAGACACCCGCAAGTGGGACGAGACGCCTGCTCGAGCAGGCGTCTCGCCCCACTCCAAGGGGTCTCGAGACAAGGGGGCATCGCCATATGATCGGGAGGCTCCGGTGCGGACGTGGGCTGGTAGTTTCGGCAAGCGACAATCACCAACCTTTAAGTCCTGTCCCGTGAGGCAGGAAAGGACGGTCACACATGACAAATTCCCAGTCCCCGGGGCCCGCATTGCTGGTGCTCGAAGACGGTCGGACATTCCGCGGCGAGAGCTATGGCGCGCCGGGTGAGACGTTCGGCGAGGCGGTGTTCGTCACCGCGATGGGCGGCTATCAGGAGACGCTCACCGACCCCAGCTATCGCCAGCAGGTCGTCATCCAGACCTCGCCCCATATCGGCAACACCGGCTGGAACGAGGAGGACGACGAGTCCACCAAGATCTGGGTCGCCGGTTACGTCGTCCGCGACGCAGCCCGCATGGCCTCCAGCTGGCGCGCCTCGAAGTCCCTCGACGAGGAGCTCGTCGAGCAGGGGATCGTGGGAATCCAAGGCGTCGACACCCGGGCCCTGACGCGCCACCTCCGTGAGCGCGGTGCGATGCGCGTGGGCATCTCCACGACCGAGACCGACCCGCAGGCCCTGCTCGCCCGCGTGCTGGAGCAGCCCTCGATGACCGGCGCCAACCTCGTGGCCGAGGTCACGACCCCTGAGGCGTACGTCATCGAGCCCGAAGGGGAGACCCTCTTCACCGTCGCCGCGATCGACCTGGGCATCAAGTCGATGACACCGTTCCGGATGGCAGAGCGCGGCTGCCGCGTGCACGTGCTGCCGGCCTCCTCGACGATCGAGGACATCAAGGCACTCAACCCCGATGCGGTGTTCTTCTCCAACGGTCCGGGTGACCCCGCCGCGGCGACGGAGACCATCGATCTGCTGACCGCGGTGCTCGACGAGGGCCTGCCGTATTTCGGTATTTGCTTCGGCAACCAGATCTTCGGCCGGGCGCTGGGCTTCGGCACCTTCAAGCTGAAGTACGGCCACCGCGGCGTCAACCAGCCGGTGATGGACCTCACCACCCGCCGCGTCGAGATCACCGCCCACAACCACGGCTTCGCCGTCGATGCACCGCGCGACACCGACGTCCCGACCAAGTGGGGCACCGTGCGCGTCAGCCACGTCTGCCTCAACGATGACGTGGTCGAGGGCCTGGAGCTCCGCAATGACGCCGGCACGCTCATCTCGTTCTCGGTGCAATACCACCCCGAGGCGGCCGCCGGCCCACACGACTCCAGCTACCTCTTCGACCGCTTCGTCGAGATGATGCAGAACGCGAACAAGGGAAACAACTGATATGCCGCGGCGGACAGATATCAAGTCGATCATCGTCATCGGCTCGGGCCCGATCGTCATCGGGCAGGCGTGTGAGTTCGATTATTCGGGTACGCAGGCCTGCCGCGTCCTGCGCGAGGAGGGCTTCCGCGTCATCCTGGTCAACTCCAACCCGGCAACGATCATGACCGACCCGGAGTTCGCCGACGCGACCTATGTCGAGCCGATCACTCCGGAGTTCGTCGAGCGGGTCATCGCCAAGGAACGTCCCGACGCGATGCTCGCCACCCTCGGTGGCCAGACCGCCCTCAACACCGCCATCGCGCTCCACGACAACGGCGTGCTCGAGAAATATGGCGTCGAGCTCATCGGCGCCAGCGTCGAGGCGATCCAGCGCGGTGAGAACCGCGAGGAGTTCAAGGAGATCGTCCAGCAGCTCGACGTCCCCGGCGGTCCCGCCGAGGTCGCCCAGTCGCGCATCTGCCACACCATGGACGAAGTTCTGGCGGCGGCCGGTGAGCTCGGCTATCCCGTGGTCGTACGCCCCAGCTTCACGATGGGCGGCGTCGGCTCGGGCTTTGCGTACGACGAGGAACAGCTCCGCCGCATCGCCGGCACCGGTCTGGCGGCCAGCCCCGTGACCGAGGTCCTGATCGAGGAATCGATCCTGGGCTGGAAGGAATACGAGCTGGAGGTGATGCGCGACAAGGCCGACAACGTCGTCATCATCTGTTCGATCGAGAACTTCGACCCCATGGGCGTCCACACCGGCGACTCGATCACCGTCGCTCCCGCGATGACCCTGACCGACCGCGAATATCAGCGCATGCGCGATGTCGGCATCGGCATCATCCGCGCGGTCGGCGTCGACACCGGCGGCTGCAACATCCAGTTCGCGATCAACCCGGCCGACGGCCGCATGATTGTCATCGAGATGAACCCCCGCGTGTCCCGCTCCTCGGCCCTCGCGTCGAAGGCCACCGGCTTCCCGATCGCCAAGATCGCAGCCAAGGTCGCCATCGGCTACACCCTCGACGA
Coding sequences:
- a CDS encoding NAD(P)/FAD-dependent oxidoreductase; protein product: MTYDAIVVGAGINGMVAAAELAGAGWRVCLIDDHDRIGGFIASGEITEPGFVHDTFSSWHPLFHTGGAYADLGEDLARHGLRYRNTDGVLTGSVGPRGVSVAHRNPKVTAAGFGDPADGEAYLAALDRLGADIDVIGGLLGTELRSAAALGAIAKLWRRGGQRRLEAWGRDTAMSGRSWLARFAGPEVDQLWAPWLLHGGLSPDSASGGLMVPLFAATLHGAGLPVVEGGAGAFVAAFEKLLAERGVTVLTGTRVERLLLAGGRVVGVKAGGETLRAERAVLASVSPDALWNHLLPGTGYREQRAEAAAYRFGRGAMQIHVSLDRPLEWSDSALAGAPLVHVSSGSASTGIACAEASGRLLPRRPTVAVGQQFLLDPSRVPEGRGQLWLQLQEVPYAPAGDAAGELDVSGGWNDDLVDGYVDRVLGLVEEYAPGTRAAVRKVVALAPTDLEHWNANAGRGDPYAGSAELDQNLLWRPGPASSRHRTAVAGLWHIGAATHPGPGLGAGSGHLAAQGLITAHTPRTQRLRRLLPG
- a CDS encoding ScyD/ScyE family protein, translating into MSRRTKALLAATSAVALTATTLAAAPAAYADNPSTTVVASGLNNPRQISFGAGQTLYVAESGTGGSGPCLPNPEDSSDQVCLGATGSITEISRGEQKRIVTGLPSLASAEGGGASGPADVDVRGNTITIAVGLGGTTESRAQLGAGGAQLGTLLTGRIGSSLSVAADVAAYEQAHDPDGAGPDSNPTGFIALDSHNWAVIDAGGNDLIKVGKRGESTVAVFPGDRTAPAPFAGPWGDAGTPLPYQSVPTDVVKGPDGAFYVSELTGFPFPKGASTIWKVVPGQAPTVYATGLTNVTSLDFKGNQLYAVQLADNGFLAGPIGSVRKVVPGSTDHPVVVGGLQMPYGIAIRGNDAYITTGAMLSGGGEVHRISLR
- the carA gene encoding glutamine-hydrolyzing carbamoyl-phosphate synthase small subunit, with product MTNSQSPGPALLVLEDGRTFRGESYGAPGETFGEAVFVTAMGGYQETLTDPSYRQQVVIQTSPHIGNTGWNEEDDESTKIWVAGYVVRDAARMASSWRASKSLDEELVEQGIVGIQGVDTRALTRHLRERGAMRVGISTTETDPQALLARVLEQPSMTGANLVAEVTTPEAYVIEPEGETLFTVAAIDLGIKSMTPFRMAERGCRVHVLPASSTIEDIKALNPDAVFFSNGPGDPAAATETIDLLTAVLDEGLPYFGICFGNQIFGRALGFGTFKLKYGHRGVNQPVMDLTTRRVEITAHNHGFAVDAPRDTDVPTKWGTVRVSHVCLNDDVVEGLELRNDAGTLISFSVQYHPEAAAGPHDSSYLFDRFVEMMQNANKGNN